The segment TCTGTCATGTCTTTTTCTCCCCCTTATAAAAAATTAATAATTTAGATATTAATAGTTATATAAATTATATGATATATTTTTAATTAATATATCTGTGAAAAAGATCAAATTTTGATAGAAAAAAATATCTTTTTATCATATTCATATAACAGTTAATTAAAATCGCATATTTTATCCAAAACTCCAAAAATCCCCATATTTTTTATTTAAATTAAAAAGTACCGAATTTAAAATAACATAACTAGATTTAAAATAAAATAAACATGATAAAATATATTAATAAAAATTCATATAAAACATATTAACAAAATAGAGATATTCTAAAAATCATATAAAAATTTTAAAAAGCATATATGAGTTAAATATTACTAAAAAAGACTAAACAATTAACAACAGACCCCGTGAGTAATATCCCTACTTTTGTTTTACATGTAATTCAATAATAGAATTACGTTGAAAAAAGAAAAATTGAAATTCAAATTTAGATATCAGGAGAAATAACTGATAAGTATGTTGAATAATAAAAAAACATTCTTATTCTTCACGATTCTGATAACAGCATTATTTGCCATGACAATTGTTAGTGCAACAGATAACAACGACATGACATCAGATACAGACATGCCGGCAATTGATGAATCCCCATCAGCAAGTGATAACGTTAACATGATTAGTGAGAAACAAGAAGTAAATAAAGATGATAATAACAACAAATTGAATACTGTTTCAACAACAAATACTCTGACAAAACACAATACAAAGAACATTAAAACAAAAACAGAAACAGTTACAAATTACAGTCAACTGGTAAGTAAAATCGAGGATGCCACGACAACAACCAAAATAACATCCAAAAAGATAAATACAAAAGTCACATCAACCGTTGTAAACAAGAAAGTAGGCAATAGCAGCATTAATGTAACGCTTAAAACGTCAGACGACAATGTAATATCCAACGCTAAGATAACCGTTTTAGATAAAAACAATAAGATAATTGCAAATGCCACAACAAACAATAAGGGAATTAGCAATATAAAACTTGACTTATCCGGTGGAACAAATTCATTAACTGTTAAATATGATGGTAACGCCACATATAATCCATCAAATACAACGGTTTCAATCAACGTAGAGAAACTTACGCCAAAAATTACGTTAACGGCTACAACACCGGTTGTTGTCAATCAAACAATTATAATAACTACAAGCGTTAAAGATGCAAACAACAAGCCAATTACTGGAAATGTAACAATCAGATTAAACAACAACATCCTTAAAACAATAACGCTCTCTAACGGACAGGCAACAACTACAACCAAGATAACAAACAGCGGCTCCAATCAGATTATAGCAACATACAATGGAAATGTCAATTTCACGACCATTACCGCAAACAAAACCGTGACGGTAAACAAGCTAAACACGACGTTAAATATATCAGCAAACAATACTGCTCCAAGGGTAAATGATAAAGTGAAAATAACCGTATCATTAAAAGACTCATCAAACAAAGCCGTTTCAAATCAAAATGTGACAGTCAAGATTAATGAAAAATCATATGCATTAACTACAGACAAGAATGGAAATGCAATTGCAGATTACACCCTAACCAAGAGTGATAAGGCAGTAAACGTAACGGCCACATTCAAATCAAACGGCAATTACCTGGCATCCAAGAATTCACTCAACATTACAAGAAAATACCAGGCGGATATGGAACTCTTAACAGGATCATTTGACACAAAACCTGGAGATACTGTTAAACTCATAGCACATATTCAGGACAATCACATGGACATTGATGGAGGTCAGCTAGTATTCAAACTAAATGGAATGTCACTTAAGGATGAAAACAGCAGTGCGGTAATAGTCATAATCAAGAATGGCCTTGCAATACTCGAATACAAAATACCTGACACCCTTGGTGC is part of the Methanosphaera sp. BMS genome and harbors:
- a CDS encoding Ig-like domain-containing protein produces the protein MLNNKKTFLFFTILITALFAMTIVSATDNNDMTSDTDMPAIDESPSASDNVNMISEKQEVNKDDNNNKLNTVSTTNTLTKHNTKNIKTKTETVTNYSQLVSKIEDATTTTKITSKKINTKVTSTVVNKKVGNSSINVTLKTSDDNVISNAKITVLDKNNKIIANATTNNKGISNIKLDLSGGTNSLTVKYDGNATYNPSNTTVSINVEKLTPKITLTATTPVVVNQTIIITTSVKDANNKPITGNVTIRLNNNILKTITLSNGQATTTTKITNSGSNQIIATYNGNVNFTTITANKTVTVNKLNTTLNISANNTAPRVNDKVKITVSLKDSSNKAVSNQNVTVKINEKSYALTTDKNGNAIADYTLTKSDKAVNVTATFKSNGNYLASKNSLNITRKYQADMELLTGSFDTKPGDTVKLIAHIQDNHMDIDGGQLVFKLNGMSLKDENSSAVIVIIKNGLAILEYKIPDTLGARTHNLTAVYASNTYGRVELTTPMTIGKYVTHIDVNPLYTTNNKIRIKAQIVDQNNQALNKQTTVSIKLNGKSYTLNTTNGTIDYQINQTLANGYYNITIISGENGKYLGSTAKTVLIKSVTEIKTNYINNTLNTKTTTKSGDIKTGNVMSILTGASIIKPGDRLKLIAHLSDEQIDISGGQLVFKLNGLSLKDENGSAVIVKIKDGLGILDYKIPDTLGARTHNLTAVYSSSKYDRVELSTDLTMNRLNTHIEIDPIFTSSSTNYIKAQILDDNNQLINKQTQIVIKIDGKSYNLTTSNGKINYKVPTILSKGLHQITIIAGENGKYISSRKNTVLIQT